A section of the Stigmatella erecta genome encodes:
- a CDS encoding GmrSD restriction endonuclease domain-containing protein: MTTGTAGSTPHLNDPKPSVDRIDELARRIVTGDILLPKFQREFVWKSKRVLALLDSIAKGYPIGSILLWRTRQELKSEKKIADLDVANQQAEYPFNYLLDGQQRLSTICGALFWNGSDPKSLWNIAYDLRAENFFHPNTLEELPLYQMRVNKLSNPSGFFGQIAQLALHASPDKDELAARAKALFDRFKDYKIAVVTLGDMSIKDVAPIFERINSQGVPLTRVDLLRAATWSKEFDLNEAIGEIQEELDEKGFREIESKSILRNLSASQGGGFSIEDVEHLRGHTPQARLEAAKITKLAYQRAVDFLVSELGVVSSYALPYANQITVLAECFRLLPTSPSPAQYHAMREWFWQTSFSGYFSGWNTGQMTTDLASVRAFASGAKPRIPLVAARPVETTWRDRPFRTNNALSKAFALVLAAQAPRDLLTGQRIDTSASLSWINQKEFHHFFPKKWLKSQDVTSSQINVMANIVYLTSASNKTISGKKPSQYLREAESRLGSEFEAVLQSNLIPPSAFDAAVRDDYEAFLHARSQAIDETAARLAGWPENVARAIVDGEDEDSE, encoded by the coding sequence ATGACCACAGGAACAGCAGGCAGCACGCCACACCTGAACGACCCTAAGCCCAGCGTTGACCGTATCGACGAGCTCGCTCGACGCATCGTGACCGGCGATATTCTACTTCCGAAGTTCCAGCGCGAATTCGTTTGGAAAAGCAAGCGGGTACTCGCCCTCCTTGACTCCATCGCAAAGGGCTATCCGATCGGTAGCATCCTGTTGTGGCGAACACGCCAAGAACTCAAGAGCGAGAAGAAGATCGCTGATCTGGATGTGGCGAATCAACAGGCAGAGTACCCGTTCAATTATCTCTTGGATGGGCAGCAGCGGCTCTCAACCATCTGCGGTGCGCTCTTCTGGAATGGTTCCGATCCAAAGAGCCTGTGGAATATCGCCTACGATCTTCGGGCAGAGAATTTCTTCCATCCAAACACCCTAGAAGAACTTCCGCTGTACCAAATGCGGGTAAACAAACTCTCGAACCCCTCTGGCTTCTTCGGACAGATCGCACAGCTTGCGCTCCATGCTTCTCCAGACAAGGACGAGTTGGCAGCGCGTGCCAAGGCCTTGTTCGACCGCTTCAAGGATTACAAGATTGCCGTCGTGACGCTCGGGGATATGTCCATCAAAGACGTTGCGCCTATTTTCGAGCGGATCAACAGTCAAGGTGTTCCTCTTACGCGTGTTGATCTGCTTCGTGCTGCAACGTGGAGCAAAGAGTTCGATCTGAACGAAGCCATCGGCGAGATCCAAGAGGAACTCGATGAGAAGGGGTTCAGAGAGATCGAGTCCAAGTCAATCTTGCGAAATCTCTCAGCCAGTCAGGGAGGTGGCTTCTCGATTGAGGACGTGGAGCACCTGCGCGGGCACACCCCCCAGGCTCGCTTGGAGGCAGCCAAGATCACCAAGCTAGCCTATCAGAGAGCGGTTGATTTCTTGGTTTCGGAACTTGGAGTAGTGAGTTCATACGCTCTTCCATATGCAAATCAGATCACCGTCCTTGCCGAATGCTTCCGGCTTTTGCCCACATCGCCCTCGCCAGCACAGTATCATGCAATGCGCGAGTGGTTCTGGCAGACCTCGTTTTCTGGATACTTTAGCGGGTGGAACACTGGGCAGATGACCACGGACCTTGCGAGTGTTCGTGCCTTCGCTTCTGGTGCGAAACCAAGAATTCCTCTCGTGGCAGCACGCCCAGTGGAGACAACTTGGCGCGATCGGCCATTCAGAACGAACAACGCACTCAGCAAAGCTTTCGCCCTTGTGCTCGCTGCTCAAGCTCCGCGCGACCTTCTCACCGGCCAGCGGATCGATACGAGCGCATCGCTGTCGTGGATTAATCAGAAGGAATTCCACCATTTCTTCCCCAAAAAATGGCTCAAAAGCCAAGATGTCACCTCCAGCCAGATCAATGTGATGGCGAACATTGTTTACCTGACGTCAGCGAGCAACAAGACCATTTCTGGCAAGAAGCCCTCTCAGTATCTGCGTGAGGCAGAGTCGCGCCTCGGTTCCGAATTCGAAGCAGTGCTTCAGTCGAACTTGATCCCACCCAGCGCATTCGACGCAGCGGTTAGGGACGACTATGAGGCTTTCCTCCATGCTCGCAGCCAAGCCATTGATGAAACCGCTGCGCGTCTCGCTGGCTGGCCGGAAAACGTGGCTAGGGCGATTGTGGATGGGGAGGACGAAGACTCCGAATAA